A stretch of the Sulfolobus acidocaldarius SUSAZ genome encodes the following:
- the radA gene encoding DNA repair and recombination protein RadA (Involved in DNA repair and in homologous recombination. Binds and assemble on single-stranded DNA to form a nucleoprotein filament. Hydrolyzes ATP in a ssDNA-dependent manner and promotes DNA strand exchange between homologous DNA molecules), with protein MSNDGKKVKSLSDLSGVGQNILNKLVEAGYSSLEAVAVATPQDLSVAAGIPQTTAQRIIKEAREALDIRFKTALEVKKERMNTKKITTGSQALDGLLGGGIETRTMTEFFGEFGSGKTQLCHQISISVQLPQEKGGLNGKAVYIDTEGTFRWERIEAMAKGAGLESDVAMNNIYYMRAINSDHQMAIVDDLQELITKDPAIKLIIVDSITSHFRAEYPGRENLAVRQQKLNKHLHQLVRLAEMYDIAVIITNQVMARPDMFYGDPTTAVGGHTLYHVPGIRVQLKKSRGNKRIARIVDAPHLPEGEVVFAITEEGVRDAEE; from the coding sequence ATGTCTAATGATGGAAAAAAGGTTAAGAGTCTTTCAGATTTATCTGGGGTAGGTCAAAATATACTTAATAAATTAGTAGAAGCTGGTTATTCGTCGTTAGAAGCCGTTGCTGTGGCAACTCCTCAAGATCTTAGTGTTGCTGCTGGAATACCACAAACTACAGCACAAAGAATAATTAAAGAAGCTCGTGAAGCTTTAGATATAAGGTTCAAGACAGCGCTGGAAGTGAAGAAAGAAAGAATGAATACCAAGAAGATAACTACTGGCAGCCAGGCATTAGATGGTTTGTTGGGTGGTGGAATAGAGACAAGAACTATGACTGAATTTTTTGGTGAATTTGGTTCAGGGAAAACACAGTTATGCCATCAGATAAGTATTAGTGTTCAACTTCCCCAAGAGAAAGGTGGACTAAATGGTAAGGCTGTATATATAGATACGGAAGGTACTTTTAGATGGGAGAGAATTGAAGCAATGGCAAAAGGAGCAGGATTAGAGTCAGATGTTGCTATGAATAACATTTACTATATGAGGGCTATAAATAGTGATCACCAAATGGCTATAGTTGATGATCTTCAGGAATTGATCACTAAAGATCCTGCTATTAAGTTGATTATTGTAGATTCAATAACATCTCACTTTAGAGCCGAATATCCTGGAAGAGAGAATCTTGCTGTGAGGCAACAAAAGTTGAACAAACATTTACATCAATTAGTTAGACTAGCTGAAATGTATGATATAGCAGTAATAATAACCAATCAGGTTATGGCTAGACCAGATATGTTTTATGGTGATCCTACCACTGCTGTAGGAGGACATACACTATATCATGTTCCCGGAATAAGAGTACAACTTAAGAAAAGTAGAGGAAATAAAAGGATAGCTAGAATAGTCGATGCACCACATCTGCCAGAAGGAGAAGTAGTATTTGCTATAACTGAAGAAGGAGTTAGAGACGCTGAAGAGTGA
- a CDS encoding RNA methyltransferase: MNIHLKEYIKKYDKLFSLSPSYQAVRLSNKYGFLDYMVERYIDMFNSLEDAESFMRSCTVPLEESIRCNDLVTTCSTMEHRLEEKNFKLEKVQWLPHGYRVIKKPNKPSLGATTEYLNGYYYIQGLASMVPAYVLNPREEDTVLDMAAAPGGKTTQMAQLMKNKGLIIATEKSRRRARSLISNINRMHARNIILIRSDASTLSKTRIKFSKILLDAPCSGEGIIFKDTERRKKTSLSDLKNFSLTQMGLLTIGYDLLDKNGILVYSTCSIAPEENELVVNYGIEELGFRATKISGYPADKGINEFRGVKFSHDVNNCIRFYPHEHGTEGFFVCALQKD; encoded by the coding sequence ATGAATATACATTTGAAAGAGTACATTAAAAAATATGACAAGTTATTTTCATTATCACCTTCTTATCAAGCAGTCAGACTAAGTAATAAGTATGGCTTCCTGGACTATATGGTTGAGAGATATATAGACATGTTTAACAGCCTCGAAGACGCGGAAAGTTTTATGAGATCCTGTACAGTTCCATTAGAGGAAAGTATAAGGTGCAATGATCTAGTAACTACATGTAGTACGATGGAACATAGATTAGAGGAAAAGAATTTCAAGCTGGAGAAAGTCCAATGGCTACCTCATGGGTATAGAGTTATTAAAAAACCTAATAAACCTAGCTTGGGTGCAACTACAGAATATCTAAACGGTTACTATTATATTCAGGGATTGGCTTCTATGGTTCCTGCATATGTCCTAAATCCCCGTGAAGAGGATACAGTTCTTGATATGGCTGCTGCACCAGGTGGTAAAACCACCCAAATGGCTCAACTTATGAAAAATAAGGGCTTAATAATAGCAACAGAAAAATCTAGAAGAAGAGCACGAAGTCTGATTTCTAATATTAATAGAATGCATGCAAGAAATATTATTTTAATAAGAAGTGATGCCAGCACATTATCTAAAACAAGAATAAAATTTTCGAAGATTCTTTTAGATGCGCCATGTAGTGGGGAGGGGATTATCTTTAAGGATACAGAGAGAAGGAAGAAGACTTCGCTTAGTGATTTAAAGAACTTTAGTTTAACTCAAATGGGTCTTCTAACTATAGGATATGATTTATTGGACAAGAATGGAATACTAGTCTATTCTACTTGTAGTATAGCTCCCGAGGAGAATGAATTAGTGGTAAACTATGGGATTGAAGAACTTGGTTTCAGAGCTACTAAAATAAGCGGATATCCTGCAGATAAAGGAATTAATGAATTTAGGGGAGTAAAGTTTAGTCATGATGTTAATAATTGTATTAGATTTTATCCCCATGAGCATGGTACAGAGGGGTTCTTCGTTTGCGCTCTTCAAAAAGACTAA
- a CDS encoding FAD-dependent oxidoreductase has translation MLYDVVIIGAGPAGLLAAYEFTTFNTKERLKVLLVDKGLRALRRTCPLLTPKEKCTFCEPCNITYGIGGAGAYSSGIINLRPDVGGELHEIMRSWDKAQELINYVDDILVKFGAPKDRLFEPNMERTREIQKRAAKVGAEFVPIRQRHIGTDKTPMVIENIQKYIENNGINVAELTEVFEIQKKADHFVLKTNRKEEIEAKTILAAPGRAGAKWFLDQAKKLGVDMAPGPLDIGVRVEVEAFVMEELTSAVWDPKVILYSKKYDDKVRTFCVNPRGFIMKEVYDDRTIGVNGQTFADKKSNNTNFAFLTTIKLSDPLEDTVEYGKSIARLMTRLGGEKPIIQRLIDFEKGRRSTWERISRSTVKPTLREVTPGDISMGLPYRVVSNLIEGLERLDNIAPGMYSSNTLLYAPEIKYYSMKAVVDSNMETVVDNLFVAGDGVGLSRGINIAAATGILAARGIGRKLGLL, from the coding sequence GTGTTATATGATGTAGTAATAATAGGAGCTGGTCCTGCTGGATTATTAGCCGCATATGAATTTACTACATTCAATACAAAAGAACGTCTGAAAGTGTTATTAGTAGATAAAGGACTTAGAGCATTGAGAAGAACTTGTCCGTTGTTAACACCAAAAGAGAAATGTACTTTCTGTGAACCATGTAATATAACCTACGGTATAGGTGGAGCAGGGGCTTACAGTAGCGGTATAATAAATCTAAGACCTGATGTAGGTGGAGAGCTTCATGAAATAATGAGAAGCTGGGATAAAGCACAAGAATTGATAAATTATGTTGACGATATACTAGTCAAGTTTGGAGCACCGAAAGATAGATTATTTGAACCAAATATGGAAAGAACTAGGGAAATTCAAAAAAGAGCTGCGAAAGTTGGAGCTGAATTTGTTCCAATAAGGCAAAGACATATAGGAACTGATAAGACTCCTATGGTTATAGAAAACATTCAAAAATACATAGAAAATAACGGCATAAATGTAGCAGAGTTAACAGAGGTTTTTGAAATACAGAAAAAAGCAGATCATTTTGTACTAAAAACGAATAGAAAAGAGGAAATTGAGGCTAAAACAATACTAGCTGCACCCGGTAGAGCAGGTGCTAAATGGTTCTTAGATCAGGCTAAAAAGTTAGGAGTCGACATGGCACCGGGACCCTTAGATATAGGAGTAAGAGTAGAAGTAGAGGCATTTGTTATGGAAGAACTAACAAGTGCGGTATGGGATCCAAAAGTAATTCTATATTCTAAGAAGTATGATGATAAAGTAAGAACATTTTGCGTAAACCCTAGAGGATTTATAATGAAAGAAGTATATGACGATAGAACAATAGGTGTTAATGGACAAACTTTTGCAGATAAGAAAAGTAACAACACTAATTTCGCCTTTCTAACCACAATTAAATTGTCAGATCCTTTAGAAGATACAGTAGAATATGGAAAAAGTATAGCAAGACTTATGACCAGATTAGGAGGAGAAAAACCGATAATACAACGATTAATAGACTTTGAAAAAGGCAGAAGAAGTACATGGGAAAGAATAAGCAGATCCACAGTAAAACCTACATTGAGAGAAGTAACCCCAGGTGATATTAGTATGGGTCTTCCTTATAGAGTAGTCAGTAACCTAATAGAGGGATTAGAGAGATTAGATAATATAGCTCCTGGAATGTACTCCTCGAATACATTGCTTTATGCACCTGAAATAAAATATTACAGTATGAAAGCCGTAGTAGATAGTAATATGGAAACCGTAGTAGACAATTTATTTGTGGCTGGAGACGGCGTGGGACTCTCAAGAGGTATTAATATTGCAGCAGCTACCGGCATTCTTGCAGCCAGAGGCATAGGAAGAAAACTAGGTTTATTATGA
- a CDS encoding adenylosuccinate synthetase (catalyzes the formation of N6-(1,2,-dicarboxyethyl)-AMP from L-aspartate, inosine monophosphate and GTP in AMP biosynthesis), which produces MLSVVVGGFFGDEGKGKIVAYLGLKDSPSIGVRTGSINAGHTVTYNGRQWKVRIIPSLFVNKNVKLFLAPGALTSINLLFNEAKETDSLDRLYIDPHVGIITDEEIKEERSDEYLIKNIGSTGQGVGYAEAKRVLRKLKLAKDYRELEKYLINVPEELLLGIERGDNILVEGTQGTFLSLYHGEYPYTTSRNTTASGILSEAGIGPKYVDEIIVVFKSYVTRVGEGPLEGEISWEEAQKMGIAEVATVTGRKRRSAPFNVKLAKESLKINSATQIAITKLDTIFKDAKGVREYQKLPSNAKKWIEELEIELKVPITLIGTGEDALDVIDLRTEKIGE; this is translated from the coding sequence ATGTTAAGCGTAGTAGTAGGCGGTTTTTTTGGAGATGAAGGAAAAGGTAAAATTGTTGCCTATTTAGGTCTTAAGGATTCTCCAAGTATTGGAGTAAGAACAGGTTCTATAAATGCGGGACATACTGTAACTTATAATGGGAGACAGTGGAAAGTAAGAATAATTCCCTCTCTATTTGTTAACAAGAATGTTAAATTATTTCTAGCTCCAGGTGCACTTACTTCTATCAATCTGCTGTTTAATGAGGCTAAAGAAACTGATAGTTTAGATAGATTATACATAGATCCACATGTAGGTATAATAACAGATGAAGAAATAAAGGAAGAGAGAAGTGACGAATATTTAATAAAAAATATAGGTAGTACAGGGCAGGGAGTAGGCTATGCTGAAGCAAAAAGAGTTTTGAGAAAATTAAAACTTGCCAAGGATTATAGAGAACTTGAGAAATATTTAATAAATGTGCCTGAGGAATTGTTACTAGGTATAGAAAGAGGAGATAACATACTGGTTGAAGGTACTCAGGGTACTTTTCTGAGCTTATATCATGGCGAATATCCTTATACCACAAGTAGAAATACTACTGCTTCAGGAATATTAAGTGAAGCAGGAATAGGACCAAAATACGTCGATGAAATAATTGTAGTTTTCAAATCTTATGTAACTAGAGTAGGAGAGGGACCACTAGAAGGTGAAATTAGCTGGGAGGAAGCCCAGAAAATGGGAATAGCTGAAGTTGCAACAGTAACCGGAAGAAAAAGAAGAAGTGCACCATTTAATGTAAAGCTTGCTAAGGAATCGCTTAAAATAAACTCTGCAACACAAATAGCAATAACTAAACTTGATACAATATTTAAGGATGCTAAAGGTGTAAGGGAATATCAAAAACTACCATCAAATGCAAAGAAATGGATTGAGGAATTAGAGATAGAGTTGAAAGTTCCTATTACACTAATAGGAACAGGTGAAGATGCCTTAGATGTAATAGATCTAAGGACCGAGAAAATAGGTGAGTGA
- a CDS encoding nicotinamide-nucleotide adenylyltransferase (catalyzes the formation of NAD+ from nicotinamide ribonucleotide and ATP) yields MHRGLYPGRFQPFHIGHLEVVKWSMKHVDELIIVIGSAQESHTLSNPFTAGERIEMIRRTLDKENLDLSKVYIIPIPDIMMNSVWVSHIKTFAPNFDVIISRNPLVNRLFKEANVEVLQPPPFDRHKYNSTLIRRYIIEGNEEWKKLVPKSVLDYLLEIHGDERLRSIAGL; encoded by the coding sequence TTGCATAGAGGCTTATATCCAGGAAGATTCCAACCATTCCACATAGGTCACTTAGAGGTTGTAAAATGGTCAATGAAACATGTTGATGAATTAATCATAGTTATAGGAAGTGCTCAGGAGAGTCATACATTATCCAATCCATTTACGGCAGGAGAACGTATAGAAATGATAAGAAGAACCTTGGACAAAGAAAATTTAGATCTATCAAAAGTCTACATAATACCAATACCAGATATAATGATGAACAGCGTTTGGGTCTCACATATAAAAACATTTGCACCTAACTTTGACGTAATAATTTCTAGGAATCCATTAGTAAATAGATTGTTCAAAGAGGCAAATGTAGAGGTTTTACAGCCACCACCCTTTGATAGACATAAATATAATTCCACTCTTATTAGACGTTACATTATAGAAGGAAATGAAGAGTGGAAAAAACTTGTTCCAAAATCAGTATTGGATTATTTATTAGAGATACATGGTGATGAGAGACTTAGGTCGATTGCTGGTCTATAG
- a CDS encoding AsnC family transcriptional regulator, with protein sequence MSLDKTDLQLIMELEYNFPVDERPFAKIGEKLGLSEELVLERIKRLKHLEIIKRIGMYISFRAKGMEGALIASNIPLEQIEKFRKIALEIKELTHNFVRNHPRYNIWYVLKAENKEKLNEKIRLLMNQVNCNDYVILYSKKTLKLSVKYDVLRGISYSENDSLREKVPTADELGIQKDLLTDLSYPLPIVEKPFEKISKKFNLTESEIVELIKELKEKGVIKDYGATVNGERIGIVENAMFLLNSDDIESSCYNIATKLKEATHVVLREADKEWDYLCYAMIHARNKNLIFETAKKAIEISNAKSYMLLFSLDNLKPGIVI encoded by the coding sequence ATGAGTTTAGATAAAACAGATTTGCAACTTATAATGGAGCTAGAGTACAATTTTCCTGTAGACGAAAGACCATTTGCAAAAATTGGAGAAAAATTAGGTTTATCTGAAGAGCTTGTATTAGAAAGAATTAAAAGACTTAAGCATCTAGAAATTATAAAAAGAATTGGCATGTATATTAGTTTTAGAGCTAAAGGCATGGAGGGAGCATTAATAGCATCTAATATACCATTAGAACAGATAGAAAAATTTCGAAAAATTGCACTTGAAATAAAGGAACTGACTCATAACTTTGTAAGAAATCATCCTAGATATAATATATGGTACGTATTAAAGGCTGAAAATAAGGAAAAACTAAATGAAAAAATTCGTCTTTTAATGAATCAAGTTAATTGCAACGATTACGTAATATTGTATTCAAAGAAGACGCTTAAACTAAGCGTAAAATATGATGTATTAAGAGGAATCTCTTATAGTGAAAATGACAGTCTGAGAGAAAAAGTACCCACTGCAGATGAACTAGGAATACAAAAAGATCTACTTACTGATCTATCATACCCATTACCTATAGTAGAAAAACCTTTCGAAAAGATATCTAAGAAATTTAATCTAACAGAATCGGAAATAGTTGAGTTAATTAAAGAATTAAAAGAGAAAGGGGTAATAAAGGATTATGGAGCCACTGTAAATGGGGAAAGAATAGGAATAGTAGAAAATGCTATGTTTTTGTTAAATTCTGATGACATAGAGAGCTCTTGCTACAACATAGCTACAAAATTAAAAGAAGCTACTCATGTAGTGCTAAGAGAAGCAGACAAAGAATGGGATTACTTATGCTACGCTATGATACACGCTAGAAATAAGAACCTGATTTTTGAGACAGCAAAAAAAGCAATTGAAATTAGTAATGCAAAAAGCTATATGTTGCTATTTAGTCTGGACAATCTTAAACCGGGTATTGTAATTTAG
- a CDS encoding adenylate cyclase produces MSYIEREIKLRVISPSLEEIEERIRNNYTFMSEEHQIDIYYNNPIRDFRKSDEALRLRNTNGKVILTYKGPKQSKETKTREEIEVEVTDLHKMDLILRKLGFIRSFQVEKIRKNYKYADFIISLDSIKELGEFIEIEGINKTEKELISFVDEFVKKHQIQYEKTIKSYLELLVEHAKKTNNSDTH; encoded by the coding sequence ATGTCGTATATAGAAAGAGAGATTAAACTAAGGGTAATAAGTCCTTCTTTAGAAGAAATAGAAGAGAGAATTAGAAACAATTATACCTTTATGAGTGAAGAACATCAAATAGACATATATTATAATAACCCTATAAGGGACTTTAGAAAAAGTGATGAGGCGTTAAGATTAAGAAACACGAATGGGAAAGTCATTCTAACTTATAAGGGACCTAAACAGTCCAAAGAGACGAAGACTAGAGAAGAAATTGAAGTAGAGGTTACTGATCTCCATAAAATGGATCTAATTCTACGAAAGCTAGGTTTCATAAGATCTTTTCAAGTAGAAAAAATACGGAAAAATTATAAATATGCTGATTTCATAATTTCGTTAGATTCAATAAAGGAACTGGGAGAATTTATAGAAATAGAAGGGATTAATAAAACTGAAAAAGAACTGATTTCGTTTGTGGACGAATTTGTAAAAAAACATCAAATTCAATATGAAAAAACTATTAAATCTTACTTAGAATTACTAGTAGAACATGCTAAAAAGACGAACAATAGCGATACTCACTGA
- a CDS encoding 5-formaminoimidazole-4-carboxamide-1-(beta)-D-ribofuranosyl 5'-monophosphate synthetase (similar to PurP from Methanocaldococcus jannaschii) produces MKIATLASHSALDVFDGAKDEGFETIALCKKGRERAYLEFKRIVDRCILLEDFKEISSEKIDNLLVENNAIMVPNRSLAVYVGYDNLEKMKTKFFGNRKILRWEERLGNKNYYKILDHAKIKRPKIFKAEEVNVPVIVKLPEAKRRVERGFFIAANRKDFEEKLNTLLKVGIIDDEAIKSMIIEEYILGAHFNLNYFYSPLHERVELISIDRRIQSDLDTFYRLPAEIQIKLSRLPRYIEVGHEPATIRESLLEKVFEIGYSFVNATKTLEPPGIIGPFTLQAMATPELDLVVFDVAPRIGGGTNAFMGIGSQYSKLYFGRPVSLGRRIAMEIKEAITCNSLELITS; encoded by the coding sequence TTGAAAATTGCAACATTAGCTAGTCATTCAGCATTGGACGTTTTTGATGGAGCTAAAGATGAAGGATTTGAAACTATAGCTTTATGTAAAAAAGGAAGGGAGAGAGCTTACCTGGAATTTAAGAGAATTGTAGATAGATGTATCTTGCTGGAGGATTTTAAAGAAATATCGTCAGAAAAAATAGACAATTTACTTGTAGAAAATAATGCAATTATGGTTCCAAATAGAAGTTTAGCAGTATATGTGGGTTATGATAACTTAGAAAAAATGAAAACAAAATTTTTTGGTAATAGAAAAATTCTGAGGTGGGAAGAAAGACTTGGAAATAAGAATTACTACAAGATATTAGATCATGCTAAGATAAAAAGACCTAAGATATTTAAAGCTGAAGAGGTTAACGTTCCTGTAATAGTTAAATTACCTGAAGCCAAAAGGCGCGTAGAAAGAGGATTCTTTATAGCGGCAAATAGGAAGGACTTTGAAGAGAAACTTAATACTCTGTTGAAAGTGGGAATAATAGACGATGAGGCAATAAAAAGCATGATAATAGAAGAATATATACTAGGTGCTCATTTTAATTTAAATTATTTCTACAGTCCTTTGCATGAAAGAGTAGAACTAATAAGTATTGATAGAAGAATACAAAGTGATCTTGATACCTTTTACCGATTACCTGCAGAAATACAGATAAAGCTATCAAGATTACCTAGATATATTGAGGTTGGTCATGAACCAGCCACAATTAGAGAAAGTTTATTGGAAAAAGTATTTGAAATAGGATATTCCTTTGTAAATGCTACAAAAACACTGGAACCGCCAGGCATAATTGGTCCCTTCACATTACAGGCAATGGCTACACCTGAACTCGATCTAGTAGTATTTGATGTTGCACCTAGAATAGGTGGAGGAACTAATGCATTTATGGGTATAGGAAGTCAATATTCTAAATTATATTTTGGAAGACCTGTAAGTTTAGGTAGAAGGATAGCAATGGAAATTAAAGAGGCTATAACTTGTAATAGTCTAGAATTGATAACGTCTTAG
- a CDS encoding threonine dehydratase (catalyzes the formation of 2-oxobutanoate from L-threonine): MSYLNYFDQIVKVHESIKQYIHKTPLDYSSTFSNIAGAKVYLKMENLQKTGSFKVRGAFSKLISLSQAERERGVIAVSAGNHAQGVAYAASVLGIKSTVVMPETAPISKYLATKNYGANVILHGKFLHESMKKAEEIIKETNAVLVHPYDDLNVILGQGTLGLELLEAEPDVVVVPIGGGGLISGISIALKAKRNNLKVIGVQSSASPSMKVSVELGRLVEIEPSFSIADGILVKNPSKITYEVISELVDDIVLVDDEDIANAILYLLERNKTIAEGAGAASVAAIISGKIKVGYGKKVIPIISGGNIDMSLLARIIDRMLFKSKRVVKVKVLVPDKPGYLNRVLSRVAQIRGNVIDVIHDRMSTDVKPGFTKIHVVFEIPVSESLSEFLYSLALDGIEATLVE, from the coding sequence ATGAGCTATCTTAATTATTTTGATCAAATAGTTAAAGTTCATGAATCAATAAAACAATATATTCATAAAACTCCACTAGATTATTCTTCCACGTTTTCTAATATTGCAGGAGCTAAAGTTTATCTTAAGATGGAGAATTTGCAAAAGACTGGTTCATTTAAAGTAAGAGGTGCATTCTCTAAACTAATTAGCCTTTCGCAAGCTGAAAGAGAAAGAGGAGTAATAGCAGTATCTGCGGGCAATCATGCACAGGGTGTAGCATATGCTGCAAGCGTCTTAGGGATTAAATCTACTGTTGTTATGCCTGAAACTGCTCCTATATCAAAATATTTAGCTACGAAAAATTATGGAGCTAATGTTATTCTTCATGGAAAGTTTTTACATGAAAGTATGAAAAAAGCTGAAGAGATAATAAAGGAAACTAATGCTGTTTTAGTTCATCCATATGATGATTTAAATGTAATATTAGGTCAAGGAACTCTGGGACTAGAATTACTGGAAGCAGAACCTGATGTTGTTGTAGTACCAATAGGAGGAGGGGGTCTAATATCTGGTATATCTATTGCATTAAAAGCTAAAAGGAACAATCTAAAAGTTATAGGTGTACAGTCTTCTGCATCACCATCTATGAAGGTATCAGTAGAGTTAGGAAGATTAGTAGAAATTGAGCCATCTTTTTCTATAGCTGACGGAATTCTAGTAAAAAATCCGTCAAAGATAACTTATGAAGTGATAAGTGAGTTAGTTGACGATATAGTTTTAGTTGATGATGAAGATATAGCCAACGCAATACTATATCTATTAGAAAGAAATAAAACCATAGCGGAGGGCGCTGGGGCTGCAAGTGTTGCTGCGATTATCTCAGGAAAGATAAAGGTAGGCTATGGTAAAAAGGTAATTCCAATAATTAGTGGAGGAAATATAGACATGTCATTGCTTGCTAGGATTATAGATAGAATGCTCTTCAAATCTAAAAGAGTAGTGAAAGTTAAAGTATTAGTTCCAGATAAACCTGGTTATTTAAATAGAGTATTAAGTAGGGTAGCACAAATTAGAGGGAATGTAATTGACGTAATTCATGATAGAATGAGTACTGATGTTAAGCCTGGTTTCACGAAAATCCATGTGGTATTTGAGATCCCTGTTAGTGAAAGTTTATCAGAATTTCTATATTCGTTGGCATTAGACGGTATTGAAGCAACCTTGGTAGAGTAA
- a CDS encoding HIT family hydrolase, with the protein MDILWAPWRSKYVTSASKIKSEKEPCIFCNFAYDRSRDRENMVVFRATYTYIVLNTFPYNPGHIMIVPYKHVSSVELLDDNELTELFKMVRTSIKKLRRVYSPDGFNIGINIGRVAGAGIEQHVHIHIVPRWNGDANFMPVIGNAKVLPESLEDTYNKLYLEYTKDEEVLDR; encoded by the coding sequence ATGGATATTTTATGGGCTCCTTGGAGATCAAAATATGTAACTTCTGCTTCAAAAATAAAAAGTGAGAAAGAACCTTGCATATTTTGTAATTTTGCATATGATAGATCAAGAGATAGAGAAAATATGGTGGTTTTTAGAGCTACCTATACGTATATAGTTCTAAACACATTTCCGTATAATCCAGGTCATATTATGATTGTCCCATATAAACATGTTAGCAGTGTAGAATTACTTGATGATAATGAACTTACTGAACTTTTCAAGATGGTAAGGACAAGTATAAAGAAATTAAGAAGAGTGTACTCTCCTGATGGATTTAATATTGGTATAAATATAGGTAGGGTTGCAGGGGCGGGAATAGAACAACATGTGCATATACATATTGTGCCTAGATGGAATGGTGATGCTAATTTTATGCCAGTTATAGGAAATGCAAAAGTATTGCCTGAATCTCTTGAAGATACTTATAATAAGTTATATTTAGAATATACTAAGGATGAGGAGGTCCTCGATCGCTGA
- a CDS encoding prephenate dehydratase, whose protein sequence is MGVVPIENSKEGPVHESLDNLFRYENIYVNYEVEKNINLVIASNQAINSIKDVKKVYSHPHAIQEAKEKLEELGLHNIIPVESTSIAAKYASEDKYAAAICSRYAAQINNLNILLENVENGVNLTRFVIISNRFKISGEKTMIFFTIPHKPGSLYKVLERFYVNNINLTMIYSRPLKVEPWKYYFYVEFEGGLDEDKVDSAIKEISQITLSVKIKGSMSKLQYPV, encoded by the coding sequence ATAGGTGTTGTACCTATCGAAAATAGTAAAGAAGGTCCAGTACACGAGTCATTAGACAATTTATTCAGATACGAGAATATTTATGTCAATTATGAAGTAGAGAAAAACATAAATCTTGTAATCGCTTCCAATCAAGCAATAAATTCTATCAAAGATGTGAAAAAAGTCTATTCTCATCCTCATGCGATTCAAGAAGCCAAAGAAAAACTAGAGGAATTAGGCTTACATAATATAATTCCTGTCGAGAGTACATCTATTGCAGCAAAATATGCATCAGAAGATAAATATGCTGCTGCAATATGTTCAAGGTATGCTGCTCAGATAAATAATCTAAATATTTTATTAGAAAATGTGGAAAATGGGGTAAATTTAACTAGATTTGTAATAATTTCCAACAGATTTAAAATATCTGGAGAAAAGACGATGATATTCTTTACTATACCTCACAAACCTGGATCTTTGTATAAAGTATTAGAAAGATTTTATGTAAATAACATTAATCTTACAATGATATATTCTAGACCATTAAAAGTAGAACCATGGAAATATTATTTTTATGTAGAATTTGAGGGAGGATTAGACGAGGATAAAGTAGATAGTGCGATAAAGGAAATATCTCAGATAACTCTTTCAGTAAAGATTAAAGGGTCTATGTCTAAATTACAATACCCGGTTTAA